One window of the Manihot esculenta cultivar AM560-2 chromosome 14, M.esculenta_v8, whole genome shotgun sequence genome contains the following:
- the LOC122721734 gene encoding cell surface glycoprotein 1-like, with the protein MWKKLGLPRPPSPSDSDDEAWDTPPTTTTNFGFRAVTTNTETPPATSTETGRTDSPAVQIYRRQTKRQRTPPSTIAPTADPEGKKLLEATTPTGNSQKRPRTQSPPRSEPESKPTIAKETDAPTDLPRDVPTDSTTDVPMDTTTDAPSNVQSTMPSAMPSADMPTDMTKDLPSAAPSNVPHAVPNDVPTDFTSAVPSDTPTDLPSDTPGDVPSDTLSDVPSDALSDMPSNLPSDLPRPAYPDHIVKALTFNKISERTRLLKISSLPCHPWSTETPFPGIRHSHGL; encoded by the exons atgtggaagaaaTTAGGGTTACCCAGACCACCCAGCCCCTCTGACAGTGACGATGAAGCGTGGGACACACCACCAACAACCACcaccaat ttcggtttccgggctgttacaaccaACACCGAGACACCACCGGCCACAAGTACAGAAACAGGACGCACCGACTCACCAGCCGTCCAGATATATCGCCGGCAAACGAAACGGCAAAGAACGCCGCCATCCACAATAGCCCCGACGGCAGACCCTGAGGGCAAAAAGTTACTCGAAGCCACCACTCCCACCGGCAACAgccagaaacggccaagaactcAGTCGCCACCGAGGTCAGAGCCAGAGTCGAAACCTACCATCGCCAAAGAAACTGATGCGCCCACGGATCTGCCACGTGATGTGCCCACCGATTCCACCACCGATGTGCCCATGGACACGACTACTGATGCGCCCAGCAATGTGCAAAGCACTATGCCAAGCGCTATGCCAAGCGCTGATATGCCCACTGATATGACCAAGGATCTGCCAAGTGCTGCGCCCAGCAATGTGCCACACGCTGTGCCCAACGATGTGCCTACTGATTTCACCAGCGCTGTGCCCAGTGATACGCCCACGGACTTACCAAGCGATACGCCTGGCGATGTGCCCAGCGACACACTAAGCGATGTGCCCAGCGACGCACTAAGCGATATGCCCAGcaatttgcccagcgatttgcccaggccAGCATACCCAGATCACATCGTCAAAGCACTGACATTCAACAAAATTTCTGAGCGCACCAGGTTGCTTAAAATTTCATCTCTGCCATGCCACCCTTGGAGCACTGAGACTCCATTCCCAG GAATTCGGCAtagccatgggctgtga